A genomic segment from Chiroxiphia lanceolata isolate bChiLan1 chromosome 27, bChiLan1.pri, whole genome shotgun sequence encodes:
- the SH3GL1 gene encoding endophilin-A2: protein MSVAGLKKQFYKASQVRHRQHPPHHPRVRDPPPGDLGFPPPRHPLPVSRSCFPVFPVSLFSREGDALLDAGESMKRLAEVKDSLDIEVKQNFIDPLQNLCDKDLKEIQHHLKKLEGRRLDFDYKKKRQGKIPDEELRQAMEKFEESKEVAETSMHNLLETDIEQVSQLSALVDAQLDYHRQAVQILDELAEKLKRRMREASSRPKREYKPKPRESYDFGESDQSNGGFSCNPTPKVSASSSFRSDKPSRASVRSIPPLDQPCCKALYDFEPENDGELGFKEGDIITLTNQIDENWYEGMIHGHSGFFPLNYVEVLVPLPQ, encoded by the exons ATGTCGGTGGCGGGGCTGAAGAAGCAGTTCTACAAGGCGAGCCAGGTGAGGCACCGGCAGCACCCCCCGCACCACCCCCGCGTCCGGGACCCGCCGCCCGGGGATCTcggattcccccccccccgtcaCCCCCTCCCGGTGTCCCGGT cctgtttccctgttttccctgtctccctgtttTCCCGGGAAGGCGACGCTCTGCTGGACGCGGGTGAGTCCATGAAGCGCCTGGCTGAGGTGAAGGATTCCCTGGACATCGAAGTCAAACAGAACTTTATTGATCCCCTGCAGAACCTCTGTGACAAAGACCTGAAGGAGATCCAG caccACCTGAAGAAGCTGGAAGGGCGGCGCCTGGACTTCGACTACAAGAAGAAGCGCCAGGGGAAGATCCCGGACGAGGAGCTCCGACAGGCCATGGAGAAGTTCGAGGAGTCCAAGGAGGTGGCAGAGACCAGCATGCACAACCTGCTGGAGACAGAT ATCGAGCAGGTGAGCCAGCTCTCGGCGCTGGTGGACGCCCAGCTGGACTATCACCGCCAGGCCGTGCAGATCCTGGACGAGCTGGCCGAGAAACTCAAGCGCAG gatGAGGGAGGCCTCCTCCCGCCCCAAGCGGGAATACAAGCCCAAGCCCAGGGAGAGCTACGACTTCGGAGAGAGCGACCAGTCCAACGGGGGCTTCTCCTGCAACCCCACCCCCAAAGTCTCAG cttcctcctctttccGGTCGGACAAACCTTCCCGGGCCTCCGTCAGGAGTATCC CCCCCCTGGACCAGCCCTGCTGCAAAGCCCTGTACGACTTCGAGCCGGAGAACGACGGCGAGCTGGGCTTCAAGGAGGGCGACATCATCACCCTGACGAACCAGATCGACGAGAACTGGTACGAGGGGATGATCCACGGCCACTCCGGCTTCTTCCCGCTCAACTACGTGGAAGTGCTGGTGCCGCTACCTCAGTGA